From Xiphophorus maculatus strain JP 163 A chromosome 12, X_maculatus-5.0-male, whole genome shotgun sequence, the proteins below share one genomic window:
- the LOC111610283 gene encoding uncharacterized protein LOC111610283, with protein sequence MKARAGLLGVACACMVLLVEGLVARNATTKCSAGGSCKLKDMVNLTRRQMRDSLSDFDKVNGEHLGTWSPGFPELEVHLNSTLDASKVLCSLTYMAEGLEKILEDQNDLNPTNILLHNMLRETITWVKMLKDCMKHSFTAKCPKKILPPKMPEYTFERKQWSHTLLMSAEKYLGWLQHKITARKARQMSKKTLHTSSTDSRYLKGSVHHL encoded by the exons ATGAAAGCCAGAGCAG GTCTGCTTGGGGTGGCATGTGCCTGCATGGTGCTGCTGGTGGAGGGCTTGGTGGCAAGAAATGCTACAACAAAATGTAGTGCTGGAGGAAGTTGCAAACTCAAAGACATGGTAAATCTCACAAGACGACAGATGAGAGACAGCTTGTCAGACTTT GACAAAGTCAATGGGGAACACCTTGGTACTTGGTCCCCTGGCTTCCCTGAGCTGGAGGTTCACCTAAACTCTACTCTAGACGCATCAAAAGTCCTGTGTAGCCTCACCTACATGGCTGAAGGTCTGGAGAAAATCTTGGAGGATCAGAATGATCTGAATCCCACAAATATCTTACTTCACAATATGCTTAGAGAAACAATTACATGGGTCAAGATGCTTAAAGATTGCATGAAGCATTCTTTCACGGCCAAATGCCCAAAGAAAATATTGCCACCCAAGATGCCTGAGTATACTTTTGAGAGGAAACAGTGGAGTCACACTCTGTTGATGTCAGCCGAGAAATATCTAGGTTGGCTGCAGCATAAAATTACAGCTAGAAAGGCCAGACAGATGAGCAAAAAGACCCTTCATACTAGTAGCACTGATTCTAGATACCTAAAAGGCAGTGTACATCATTTGTGA
- the c12h12orf49 gene encoding UPF0454 protein C12orf49 homolog, with product MMLMLRRLLRKRWVLGVVFGLSLIYFLTSTLKQEERSIRDRTLLEVKDSDHRIPWKVRFNLGNSSRQITQCRNSIQGKILLTDELGYVCERKDLLVNGCCNVNAPSTRQYICKSCLANGCCSIYEYCVSCCLQPDKQLLLERFLNRAAKGFQNLFTAVEDHFELCLAKCRTSSQSVQHENTYRNPQAKYCYGESPPELLPV from the exons ATGATGTTGATGCTACGGAGGTTACTGAGGAAGCGCTGGGTGTTGGGGGTCGTCTTCGGATTGTCCCTTATCTACTTCCTCACCAGCACACTGAAACAG GAGGAGAGGTCCATTCGGGACCGCACATTGCTAGAAGTTAAAGATTCAGACCATCGCATCCCCTGGAAAGTGCGTTTCAACCTGGGTAACAGCAGCCGTCAGATTACTCAGTGTCGAAACTCCATTCAGGGCAAGATATTACTCACAGATGAACTTG GTTATGTCTGTGAGAGAAAAGACTTGCTGGTTAATGGCTGCTGTAACGTCAATGCTCCCAGCACCAGACAGTATATTTGTAAAAGTTGCCTGGCCAACGGCTGCTGCAGCATCTATGAGTATTGCGTGTCTTGTTGCCTCCAGCCTGATAAG CAACTTCTTCTAGAGCGCTTCCTGAATCGTGCAGCTAAAGGTTTCCAGAATCTTTTTACAGCCGTGGAGGATCATTTTGAGTTGTGCCTCGCCAAATGTAGGACTTCTTCACAA AGTGTTCAGCATGAGAACACCTATCGAAACCCCCAAGCAAAATATTGCTATGGTGAGAGTCCTCCAGAGCTTCTGCCTGTGTGA
- the rnft2 gene encoding RING finger and transmembrane domain-containing protein 2, protein MQRRHSSNTDGMSSERTRSQTLGSESSLDEGGVFDCLKPDSSTSPQQMFSGLVGIPSSSVSSAQLQAAGLVLGSPPEVFIQMTASSREEAGSHRAEGGPFLSRPPQHHHHHHHHFHQPLQHRTSSLLQQATTAASSERHSSREEGQDDQSTPAPALSELKAVVMWLQRGFPFILILLAKVCFQHKLGIAVCVGMISTFAYANSTFKHQVSLREERSILVALWIILFLGGNIVYIYYTFSHEELHHSLIFAKPSLNSFDFFDLIWVVGITDFVLKYVTIGLKCFVLFLPKIIMAFKSRGKFYLLIEELSQLFRALVPVQLWYKYIMGEDPSNSYFLGATLIIIYSLCKCFDVCGRVSAIRKALVMLCSSQSYGVRASTQLCSEAGDVCAICQGDFKDPIALICQHVFCEECLCLWFDRERTCPLCRSTVIEALRCWKDGTTSAHFQIY, encoded by the exons ATGCAGAGGAGACACAGCAGCAACACGGATGGCATGTCCTCTGAAAG AACTCGAAGCCAAACACTGGGGTCGGAGAGCAGCCTGGATGAGGGTGGCGTGTTTGACTGCCTGAAGCCCGATTCGTCCACTTCACCCCAGCAGATGTTCTCAGGCCTGGTGGGCATCCCCTCCAGCTCCGTCTCATCTGCTCAATTACAAGCAGCTGGTTTAGTCCTAGGCTCTCCCCCTGAAGTTTTTATCCAGATGACTGCGTCTTCCAGGGAAGAAGCAGGCAGCCATCGAGCGGAGGGTGGCCCGTTCCTCTCACGGCCGCCCCAgcaccaccaccatcaccaccaccactttCACCAACCCCTGCAGCACAGGACATCCTCACTGCTCCAGCAGGCCACCACAGCAGCTAGCTCAGAGAGGCACAGCTCCAGGGAGGAGGGACAGGACGACCAGTCCACCCCAGCTCCGGCTTTGTCCGAGCTGAAGGCGGTGGTTATGTGGCTGCAGAGAGGCTTTCCATTTATCCTCATTCTGCTGGCTAAAGTCTGCTTTCAACACAAGCTAG GTATTGCTGTCTGTGTGGGAATGATTAGCACATTTGCTTACGCCAACTCTACATTCAAGCATCAGGTTTCATTGAGG GAGGAGCGGTCCATACTTGTTGCTCTGTGGATCATCTTGTTTCTCGGGGGAAACATTGTATACATCTACTACACTTTCAGCCATGAGGAGCTGCACCACAG TCTTATATTTGCAAAGCCCAGTCTCAACAGCTTTGACTTCTTTGATCTTATCTGGGTGGTTGGAATCACCGACTTTGTACTTAAATATGTCACCATCGGCCTGAAGTGCTTCGTCCTCTTCCTGCCCAAGATTATCATGGCCTTCAAGTCAAGG GGTAAGTTTTACCTTCTGATTGAGGAGCTGAGCCAGCTGTTTCGGGCTCTCGTGCCAGTGCAGCTGTGGTACAAGTACATCATGGGCGAAGACCCGTCAAACAGTTACTTCCTGGGAGCAACACTCATCATCATTTACAGCCTCTGCAAG TGCTTTGATGTTTGTGGACGGGTATCTGCAATACGCAAGGCGTTGGTAATGCTCTGCAGCTCCCAG AGTTACGGAGTCAGGGCCAGCACTCAGCTGTGCAGCGAGGCTGGTGACGTCTGTGCTATCTGTCAGGGGGATTTCAAAGATCCCATTGCTCTCATCTGTCAG CATGTGTTCTGTGAGGAGTGCCTGTGTTTGTGGTTCGACCGCGAGCGAACATGTCCGCTGTGTCGCTCCACCGTCATCGAGGCCCTGCGGTGCTGGAAGGACGGCACCACGTCCGCTCACTTCCAGATCTACTGA